In the Microbispora sp. ZYX-F-249 genome, one interval contains:
- a CDS encoding acyl-CoA carboxylase subunit beta, which translates to MTVLVSRLDPSGGEYGARREAMLAKLAELEAEHAKAVAGGGPKYVERHRERGKLLPRERIELLVDPDSPFLELSPLAAWGTEYPVGASVVTGIGVIEGVECVVTASDPTVRGGASNPWTLRKTLRAAEIALRNRMPYVNLVESGGADLPSQKDIFIPGGQVFRDLTRLSAAGVPTIALVFGNATAGGAYVPGLSDHVVMVRERAKVFLGGPPLVKMATGEESDDESLGGAEMHARASGLADHLAADEYDALRIGRRIVRRLNWRKAGNVPAADYAPPLFDEDELLGIVPEDLKVPFDPREVLARVVDGSDFDEFKPLYGPSLVTGWASVHGHPIGVLANARGVLFGEESQKAAQFIQLANQSRTPLVFLQNTTGYMVGREYEQSGIIKHGALMINAVANSTVPHITIVMGASYGAGNYGMCGRAYDPRFLFSWPSAKSAVMGPAQLAGVMSIVGRAAAQARGQVYDEEADTAMRAAVEAQIESESAAFFLSGRLYDDGVIDPRDTRTVLGLCLSAVAGAPDAGRAGYGVFRM; encoded by the coding sequence ATGACGGTGCTCGTGAGCCGGCTGGACCCCTCCGGCGGCGAGTACGGCGCGCGGCGCGAGGCCATGCTGGCCAAGCTCGCCGAGCTCGAGGCCGAGCACGCCAAGGCCGTCGCCGGAGGCGGGCCGAAGTACGTCGAGCGGCACCGGGAGCGCGGCAAGCTGCTGCCCCGGGAGCGGATCGAACTGCTCGTCGACCCCGACTCTCCGTTCCTGGAGCTGTCCCCGCTGGCGGCCTGGGGCACCGAATATCCCGTCGGCGCGAGCGTCGTGACCGGCATCGGGGTGATCGAGGGCGTCGAGTGCGTCGTCACGGCCAGCGACCCGACCGTGCGCGGCGGGGCGTCCAATCCCTGGACGCTGCGCAAGACACTGCGCGCCGCCGAGATCGCGCTGCGCAACCGCATGCCGTACGTGAACCTGGTGGAGTCGGGCGGCGCCGACCTGCCCTCGCAGAAGGACATCTTCATCCCCGGCGGCCAGGTGTTCCGCGACCTGACCCGGCTGTCGGCCGCCGGCGTCCCGACGATCGCGCTGGTCTTCGGCAACGCCACCGCGGGCGGCGCGTACGTGCCGGGCCTGAGCGACCACGTCGTGATGGTGCGGGAGCGCGCCAAGGTGTTCCTCGGCGGCCCGCCCCTGGTGAAGATGGCGACCGGCGAGGAGTCCGACGACGAGTCGCTGGGCGGCGCGGAGATGCACGCGCGGGCCTCCGGACTGGCCGATCACCTCGCCGCCGACGAGTACGACGCGCTGCGGATCGGCCGCCGCATCGTGCGGCGGCTCAACTGGCGCAAGGCGGGGAACGTTCCGGCGGCCGATTACGCGCCTCCGCTGTTCGACGAGGACGAGCTGCTGGGGATCGTGCCGGAGGACCTGAAGGTCCCCTTCGACCCTCGGGAGGTCCTTGCCCGGGTGGTGGACGGCAGCGACTTCGACGAGTTCAAGCCGCTCTACGGGCCGAGCCTGGTCACTGGATGGGCGAGCGTCCACGGCCATCCGATCGGGGTCCTCGCCAACGCCCGGGGTGTGCTCTTCGGGGAGGAGTCCCAGAAGGCCGCCCAGTTCATCCAGCTCGCGAACCAGTCGCGTACGCCACTCGTCTTCCTGCAGAACACCACGGGGTACATGGTCGGCAGGGAGTACGAGCAGAGCGGCATCATCAAGCACGGCGCGCTGATGATCAACGCGGTGGCCAACTCGACCGTGCCGCACATCACGATCGTCATGGGGGCCTCCTACGGCGCGGGCAACTACGGGATGTGCGGGCGGGCCTACGACCCCCGCTTCCTGTTCAGCTGGCCGAGCGCGAAGTCGGCCGTCATGGGCCCGGCCCAGCTCGCGGGCGTGATGTCGATCGTGGGGCGGGCCGCCGCGCAGGCGCGGGGGCAGGTCTACGACGAGGAGGCCGACACGGCGATGCGCGCGGCGGTCGAGGCGCAGATCGAGTCGGAGTCGGCGGCGTTCTTCCTGTCCGGGCGGCTGTACGACGACGGGGTCATCGACCCCCGCGACACCCGTACGGTGCTCGGGCTGTGCCTGTCGGCGGTCGCGGGGGCGCCCGACGCAGGCCGGGCCGGCTACGGCGTCTTCCGGATGTGA
- a CDS encoding enoyl-CoA hydratase-related protein: MSEPQEVLVRREQAGGVATITLDSPHNRNALSSRLLRQLDDALSWALDDPAVRVIVLTGAGPVFCAGADLKEQRGGGAPVTASFPDIMLRIWESPKPVVCRLNGTARAGGLGLVAACDFAVAPATASFAFTEVRLGVVPAMIAVTCLRRLDPRAAAEYFLTGEVFDAARAVEIGLLTRAVPEEDLDATVAHYTGMLLRGGPEALAITKRLVREVPLLPVEEGFRAMAELSAERFTSEEGQEGIRAFAEKRLAAWVPSAPSEAPSEAPSEAPSEARAGDAGR, from the coding sequence GTGAGCGAACCCCAGGAGGTCCTGGTACGCCGGGAGCAGGCGGGCGGCGTGGCCACGATCACGCTCGACTCGCCGCACAACCGCAACGCCCTGTCGTCCCGCCTGCTGCGCCAACTCGACGACGCGCTGTCCTGGGCGCTGGACGACCCCGCCGTACGGGTGATCGTGCTGACCGGCGCGGGACCGGTGTTCTGCGCGGGCGCCGACCTGAAGGAGCAGCGCGGCGGAGGAGCGCCGGTCACCGCGTCGTTCCCCGACATCATGCTGCGGATCTGGGAGAGCCCGAAGCCGGTCGTGTGCCGCCTGAACGGCACGGCCCGGGCGGGCGGCCTCGGCCTGGTGGCGGCCTGTGACTTCGCCGTCGCCCCGGCGACCGCGTCGTTCGCCTTCACCGAAGTGCGGCTCGGGGTGGTCCCGGCCATGATCGCGGTCACCTGCCTGCGCCGTCTGGACCCAAGGGCCGCGGCCGAATACTTCCTCACCGGCGAGGTCTTCGACGCCGCGCGCGCCGTGGAGATCGGCCTGCTGACCCGGGCCGTCCCGGAGGAAGACCTCGACGCGACCGTTGCGCACTACACCGGCATGCTGCTGCGCGGCGGCCCCGAGGCGCTGGCGATCACCAAGCGGCTCGTGCGGGAGGTGCCGCTGCTGCCGGTCGAGGAGGGGTTCCGCGCGATGGCCGAGCTGTCGGCCGAGCGCTTCACCTCCGAGGAGGGGCAGGAGGGGATCCGGGCGTTCGCGGAGAAACGGCTCGCCGCCTGGGTCCCGTCGGCCCCGTCGGAGGCCCCGTCGGAGGCCCCGTCGGAGGCCCCGTCGGAGGCCAGGGCCGGAGACGCCGGGCGATGA
- a CDS encoding ATP-binding protein translates to MIGRLLVANRGEIARRVFRTCRELGIETVAVFTDADASAPHVAEADLAVRLGGPSAYLDPERVVEAARRSGADAVHPGYGFLSENAAFARAVLDAGLTWIGPSPEAVAAMGKKIEAKALMAEAGVPILPTIPLSPDGPVEMTAPVLVKASAGGGGRGMRVVRDPADLAGAVESARREALSAFGDGTLFAEPLVEGARHIEVQILADAHGTVWALGERECSIQRRHQKVIEEAPSPAVGPELRRELSEAAIRAARAIGYQGAGTVEFLLSDEGFFFLEMNTRLQVEHPVTECVYGVDLVRLQIEVAEGAHLAALPPSPVGHAIEARLYAEDSEGRPRSGVLHRFEIPGVDGEFGLGARLRLDSGVVSGTEVGVHYDPMLAKVVSYGRDRAEAARRLANALARARIHGPATNRDLLVGVLRHPDFLSGALDTGFLERHPVPASLAGPEAVRLSALAAALAGAAANRAAARRDGVLGGLPGGWRNVPSQPQRTAFGTEDGGRLEIAYRLTRDGLRAEGFEDVTLVTADPGRVVLETAGLRHAFEVAAYRGVVHVDSALGPVRLTPVERLPEPAGHVTPGALPAPMPGTVLRVEVKPGDVVEPGQPVVVLEAMKMEHLVVSPASGTVTALHVTPGAQVEAGVPLAVIEPSPPGEPGGGPRPDGPDARTGPEAGAEAGPEFRPELGTTTGTTTGTADDQGPGSAGGPETGSPAGPETGLPPAPETGLPPSPDTAHAAAPEAAPPGSVESGAEIGTETGARGTDAGANPGREAAQQ, encoded by the coding sequence ATGATCGGGCGACTGCTGGTGGCGAACCGTGGAGAGATCGCCCGGCGGGTCTTCCGCACCTGCCGCGAACTGGGCATCGAGACCGTCGCCGTCTTCACCGACGCCGACGCGTCCGCCCCGCACGTCGCCGAGGCCGACCTGGCCGTACGGCTGGGCGGCCCCTCGGCGTACCTCGACCCGGAGCGCGTCGTCGAGGCGGCCCGCAGGTCGGGAGCCGACGCGGTCCACCCCGGGTACGGCTTCCTGTCCGAGAACGCCGCCTTCGCCCGTGCCGTGCTGGACGCCGGGCTGACCTGGATCGGTCCCTCCCCCGAGGCCGTCGCCGCGATGGGCAAGAAGATCGAGGCCAAGGCGCTGATGGCGGAGGCCGGCGTGCCGATCCTGCCGACCATCCCGCTGTCCCCGGACGGCCCGGTGGAGATGACGGCCCCCGTGCTGGTCAAGGCGTCGGCGGGTGGCGGCGGTCGCGGCATGCGGGTGGTACGCGACCCGGCCGACCTCGCCGGAGCCGTCGAGTCGGCCCGGCGGGAGGCGCTGTCGGCGTTCGGCGACGGGACGCTGTTCGCCGAGCCCCTGGTGGAGGGCGCCCGCCACATCGAGGTGCAGATCCTCGCCGACGCCCACGGCACGGTCTGGGCGCTCGGCGAGCGCGAGTGCTCGATCCAGCGCCGCCACCAGAAAGTGATCGAGGAGGCCCCCTCCCCTGCGGTCGGGCCCGAACTGCGGCGCGAACTGAGCGAGGCGGCGATCCGGGCCGCCCGCGCGATCGGCTACCAGGGCGCGGGCACGGTCGAGTTCCTGCTGTCGGACGAGGGGTTCTTCTTCCTGGAGATGAACACCCGCCTTCAGGTGGAGCACCCGGTCACCGAGTGCGTCTACGGGGTCGACCTGGTCCGGCTGCAGATCGAGGTGGCCGAGGGCGCCCACCTCGCCGCGCTGCCGCCGAGCCCGGTCGGGCACGCCATCGAGGCCCGCCTGTACGCCGAGGACTCCGAGGGCCGCCCGCGCAGCGGCGTGCTGCACCGCTTCGAGATCCCCGGCGTGGACGGCGAGTTCGGCCTCGGGGCGCGGTTGCGGCTCGACTCCGGAGTGGTCTCCGGCACCGAGGTGGGCGTCCACTACGACCCGATGCTGGCCAAGGTCGTCTCGTACGGCCGGGACCGGGCGGAGGCGGCCCGGCGGCTGGCGAACGCGCTCGCCCGCGCGCGGATCCACGGGCCGGCGACCAACCGCGACCTGCTCGTGGGAGTGCTGCGGCACCCGGACTTCCTGTCCGGGGCGCTCGACACCGGGTTTCTCGAGCGGCACCCCGTTCCGGCCTCGCTCGCCGGCCCCGAGGCCGTACGGTTGTCCGCGCTCGCGGCGGCGCTCGCCGGGGCGGCGGCGAACCGCGCGGCCGCCCGGCGCGACGGGGTGCTGGGCGGGCTGCCGGGCGGCTGGCGCAACGTCCCCTCCCAGCCGCAACGCACGGCGTTCGGCACGGAGGACGGCGGACGCCTGGAGATCGCCTACCGGCTGACCAGGGACGGGCTGCGGGCCGAGGGTTTCGAGGACGTCACGCTGGTGACGGCGGACCCCGGACGGGTGGTGCTGGAGACGGCGGGCCTGCGGCACGCCTTCGAGGTGGCCGCCTACCGGGGGGTGGTGCATGTCGATTCGGCGCTGGGGCCGGTCCGGCTCACCCCGGTCGAGCGCCTGCCCGAACCGGCCGGGCACGTCACGCCGGGGGCACTGCCCGCCCCGATGCCGGGTACGGTCCTGCGTGTCGAGGTCAAGCCCGGCGACGTGGTCGAGCCCGGGCAGCCGGTGGTCGTACTGGAGGCGATGAAGATGGAGCATCTGGTCGTGTCCCCCGCCTCCGGCACGGTGACGGCCCTGCACGTGACGCCGGGCGCGCAGGTCGAGGCGGGCGTGCCGCTCGCCGTGATCGAGCCGTCGCCGCCGGGAGAACCCGGCGGCGGCCCGCGCCCGGACGGGCCGGACGCGCGGACCGGCCCGGAGGCCGGCGCAGAAGCCGGCCCTGAGTTCCGCCCCGAGCTCGGCACGACGACCGGTACGACGACCGGTACGGCCGATGACCAGGGCCCGGGCTCGGCGGGCGGCCCGGAGACCGGCTCCCCCGCAGGCCCGGAAACGGGCCTCCCCCCGGCTCCTGAGACCGGTCTTCCGCCGAGCCCGGACACGGCGCACGCGGCGGCCCCGGAGGCGGCCCCTCCCGGGAGCGTGGAGAGCGGCGCCGAGATCGGCACGGAGACGGGCGCGCGGGGCACGGACGCCGGTGCGAATCCGGGCAGGGAGGCGGCGCAGCAGTGA